Genomic DNA from Chlorocebus sabaeus isolate Y175 chromosome 6, mChlSab1.0.hap1, whole genome shotgun sequence:
CTGTGGCGGGGTCCTTATCCATCCACTGTGGGTCCTCACAGCTGCCCACTGCAAAAAACCGTGAGTCTACGCCATAAATGAACAGCGGATGCGACTGAACCCCGAGGGTGTCTTGTGTCTTGTAGATGTCAGGCAGGAGGTGACACAGGCATCCCCCCATCCCAGCACGAGGCCATCTGATAGCCAGGTGCATTCGGCCATTGCTTAATTGAGTACTTaatgtgtgccaggccctgcggGCATagcagtggaaaagaaaaaaaaacaagcaaaattgcTGTCTTCATGAACTTACCTTCTAATGGGGGAATCGGATCATTTGGGAACCTGCAGGgcatgatgggcatttggatttaATTCTGAGCACAGTAGGAAGCCACTGagcagtttgtttttgttgtttgttttttgagacacagtgttgctctgtcacctaggctggagtgtagtggcatgatctcagctcactgcaacctccgcctcccgggttccagcaattctcctgcctcagcaccccaagtagctgggattacaggtgtgcaccaccttgcccggctaatttttgtgtttttggtagagacaggtttcaccatgttggccaggctggtctcaaactcctgacctcaggtgatctgcccacctcggcctcccaaagtgctgggattacaggtgtgaaccaccatacccggcctgatTGACATTTTTACAAGCTACCACGTGGAATGTGGACTGGgcaagagaagagggagggaggcccACGTGGGGGCTGTTGCTTTCACCCGGCGACATGAGAGggtggcttgaacccaggcggtggcagtggggatggaggGATGTTGAATATCTTGGGATGTGGAATTTTGTGACTGAGCCAGCAGAATTTGGCAACAAGGaacaggagggagaggaaagaagcaGGGCTGGATTCTGGGTATTTGTCCTGAACAACTAGGTGTTTTGCCATGTCTTTCTCTGAGCtgggggagagggaaagagaaacaggctgggtgtgggcaGGGGAGCGTCTGATATTTTGCTGTAGCCCCGGTGAGTTTGAGATGCCTGGGAGATGTcccagcagggaggctggggaggcctctggagcTCAGAGGAGAGGTCAGGGCTGGAGGTTAAAATGAAGGCATCGTCAGCAAACAGGTATATTTAAAACCATGGGACTAGATGAGATCATCCAAAAAGCTGGCATAGTTGGAGCAGCTGGAGGGCCCAGGACGAAAACCCCAGGTGCTGATTCTCACGAGTTAGATTCACAAAAGCTGCCACTTGTTTAATGCTAACTACCAATCAGGTGCTGAGTGAAGCCATTTACATATCTTTCCCAGAATGCCCACCACAAGGTACTCTTGgcaccattttgcaaatgaggaaactgaggtgcagtgAAATGGCAAGTGACAATCCCTGGGATGGTTCCCCCAACCCCAAGGAGACCTGGGATGACTCTCACCACCATCATTCATTCTTTTGATGCATATTGACTAAGGGCCCCGCTAAGTCCCAGGTTCGAGTTGGGCAGTGGAGATTCAGCAATGGATGAGACATCATCATCCCTGCCCTTGGGAGCACAAGGACAGAAAGGGGCAGACAAGCAGTTATTTAAGAAGCAAagtgggggccgggcacagtggctcacgcctgtaatcccagccctttgggaggccaaggtgggtggatcacctgaggtcaggagtttgagaccagcccggccaacatggcgaaaacctgtctctactgaaaatacaaaaaattagccaggcgtggtggtgggctccagtaatcccagccacttgggaggctaaggcaggagaatcacttgaacctgggaggcggaggttgcagtgagccgagatggtgccactgcactccagcctgaatgacagagcaagattctgtctggaaaaaaaaaaaaaaaaaaaggaaagaaagaagaagcaaattgggctggccgtggtggctcatgggaggccgaggcgggtggatcacttgagcccagggtttcaaagctgcagtgagctgtgatctacAGAGCACCACTGcagatccagcctgggcaacagagcgagaccctgtctcaaaaaaacaaacaaaagaagcaaaCCCTTCAAAACCCACACAATTACAAATTATGAAGGAAAAGAATAAGGGTATCTACTTTAGATGGAGGAGGGTCAGGAAGGACTTCCTGATGAGATAAAATCCAagtggaggcaggaagatggGAACAGAGTGTTCAGGGCAGAGGAAAGGCAGTGATAACACCCCTGAGGTGAGAACCGTCTTGAGTATTCTCAGAAAAGAAAGTTTCCCGTTCACTGGGGGGCAGAAGGTGCTGGGAGATAAGACTGGAAAGTGACCACAGCCAGATTCACACAGGGTCTCCAGTGCCAAGTGGAGGAGTCCAGGCTTTATTCTTAGGACAGTGGGGAGCCATGGGAGACGTTTGAGCGAGGGAGTGACTCTCTGTTTCAGGAATATGTATCAAACACCTATCATGTGCCAGGTGCTGATCAAGGCACTAGAGATACTAtatctgaatagaacaaaaattcCCATCTTGACATCCTAGAGCTGCACTGTCTAATGTGGTAGCCATCAGTCACATATAGCAAATTatattgaaatgaatgaaatggaaaatcCACAAGCCACATTTCAAATACTCAGCAGTCACCTGCAGCTTGTGGCTCCCCCAGCCACCTCTGGACAGTGCAGATAGAGAACATGGCATTGTAGCATTGAGTGGACACCATTGCTCTGCAAGGAGGAGAAACAATACAATGAGTAAATATTTAACGATCATGTCAGATGATTGTGATAGGTTCTCTGGTGGAACAGAAAGCAGTGGAGGGAGATAGGAATTGCCTACTGGAATAGGTACTTGTATTTTAATTGGGCCACTAAGGAAGGCTTCCCTGAGAGGCGACATTTAAAGGCAGTGAGGGAGTGAGGTATGCAGACACTTGGAGGACAGACTtgctggcagagggaacagcagtgcaaaggccctggggtgggaagACCACTATTGTGTTCAAGGCAAGACGGGGAAGCTGATGTTtggctggagcagagggagggaaggggagagtggAAGGAGAAGACGCCTGAGAGATGATGGGACAATGCTTGCAAGGCCTGGTGCACCACGTTGAggactttggctttgattctgagtGAGACGGGAGTCATAGGAGGGGCTGAGCAGAGGAGGCACGGGACCAGCTTATGTTGTTAAAATATATCTGGTTGCTTTGTGGAGGATGGACTGTGCGGGGCCAGAGACAGAGCAGGGAGCCCAGTGAGGAGGCTACTGCTCTAGCTCAGGTCAGAAGTGAAAAGGCAGCTCAAACCAAAATGGTAGCCATGGGAAAGGTGAGATGTGGTCTGATTCTGGATATGCTTCAGAGGGACAAAAGCATTTCTGGATAGCTTGGATGTAGGGCATGAAATAAAGAGAGTGAAAAATAGCCCCTAAGATTATTCTGAAAGGATGGAATTGCCATTTACTCAGCTGGGGAAGACTGTGGGAGGAGCAGGCCAGCTGATTCATGACTTCTCAGCCCTCTCTGAAGCCTCAGCTGTAGCCCAAGGGCTCCAGGTGAGACCCAGCCCTCTTCCTTCCCAGGAATCTTCAGGTCTTCCTGGGGAAGCATAACCTTCGGCAAAGGGAGAGTTCCCAGGAGCAGAGTTCTGTTGTCCGGGCTGTGATCCACCCTGGCTACGATGCTGCCACCCATGACCAGGACATCATGCTGTTGCGCCTGGCACGCCCAGCCAAGCTCTCTGAACTCATCCAGCCCCTTCCCCTGGAGAGGGACTGCTCAGCCAACACCACCAGCTGCCACATCCTGGGCTGGGGCAAGACAGCAGATGGTCAGTAGTGGGAGACTGGTGGGGAGCAGGCTACTggctattgtggggagtgggccagaggatggagggtgggacaGCTGGTGAGGGGCCATGGGAAGATGGGCTAATGGTGAGGACCAATGGGACAAGGTTTCAATAGGAGAAAGGTCAAGGGGGAGGGAGGGTGAATTTGGGAGCTGGGCCAATGAGTGAATAGCCAATGGAAAATGTAGACCAATGGATGAAGAGCATGGGAAAGATGGAACATAAGATGAAGGTTCAATGAATAGGGAAGGTCAGTGGGAAAACTCTAATCAGGAAGGAGACCAGAGGTCAAAGAGGACTGATTAGGATTCACTGAAGAGCAGGAAGGAATAGTGGAGAAGAAACTGatagaagaagagaaaccaatAAAGCACAAGAGCAGACTGAAGGATGTGAATTGAGACAGTAAATGGGGGTAGAGCTGATGGAAGAGGGACTAAGAGGAAAGGGTCAATGGTCCAGAGGAGTCACTAGAGGAAAAAACAGGTGCAATAGATCAGCAGGAACCATGAAGGTGGGCCTGTGTGTGAAGGGCCAATAAGAAAGGTGAACCACTGGATGAAGGGCCAATGGGAAGGGAGAGccagtggggtgggggatggagcaAGTTAGAAAAGGACCAATGAGGGAGGTGGACCATTGGATGAAGGGCTAATAGGAAGGGAGAACCAATTGAGGATGGTGAGGCCAGTTAGAAAAGGAccaaggaggccgggcgcggtggctcaagcctgtaatcccagcactttgggaggccgagatgggcagatcacgaggtcaggagatcgagaccatcctggctaacacggtgaaaccccatctctactaaaaaatacaaaaaaactagccgggcgaggtggcgggcgcctgtagtcccagctactcgggaggctgaggcaggagaatggcgtgaacccgggaggcggagcttgcagtgagctgagatctggccactgcactccagcctgggcaacagagcgagactccctctccaaaaaaaaaaaagaaaagaaaaggaccaaGGAGGGAGGCAGACCAATAGGAAGAGAGACCCAATGAGGGAGGGCAGGGCTAGTTAGGAAAGGACCAATGAGGAAGGTAGACCATTGGATGAAGGGCCAATAGAAAGGGAGGACCCATGAGGGAGGGTGGAGACAGTCAGAAAAGGACCAATGATGGAGGTGGACCATTGGATGAAGAACCAATAGAAAGGAAGAACCAGTGGGAGAGGGCATGGCTACTTAGGAAAAGACCAATGGTTATAGAGTGACCCATCAAGATGAATCAATGAGCAAGAAGTGTCCAATGAAGAATGGACTACTGAGCAGGAAGGGTACAGTAGAGGAGGGCCTAATAGAGGCAGAGACCTCCAGGTCAACTGAAACTACTGAAGAAAGTGGGACcagtgggagagagaaaagtggaGGAGGGAcctaagagaaaaggaaaaccaatAGGAAATGAGGACTCCTGGAGACGAGACTATTAATGAGGAAGACAGCCAATGGGAGGGAAGAATGATAGAAAGAGGGACCAATTAGGAGGCAGGTATGATGGAAATGAGCTGTAAGAATGAGAGACAAACAGGAAGAGGGGAACCAATGGAAAAGAGGTACCAGTAGGGGGTGGAGGACTTATAGGGGTTGGGGGATggctggggaggatgtggggaGTACAAGGCCTGGGCTGAGTCTGGCTCATCTCTCTCCTTACAGGTGATTTCCCTGACACCATCCAGTGTGCATACATCCACCTGGTGCCCCGTGAGGAGTGTGAGCGTGCCTACCCTGGCCAGATCACCCAGAACATGTTGTGTGCCGGGGATGAGAAGTACGGGAAGGATTCCTGCCAGGTGAGATGACCAGGACCTGCCAGTTACACAGCCAGAAACAGGACAAAGACACAAAAACATGGccagacacaggaagagaaagacaCAGGCTAAAAGAGAGCtttacagagacagacagagacaggctGAGGGAGAACCCAAGCCCTGAAAAGGAGATACttagtaaagatggggtgtcaccatgttggccaggctggtctcgaactcctgacctcatgatatgcccacctcagcctcccaaagacacacagagacacagtcAGGGACATGCAGAGATATAAAGACACAGCCGGCAGAGACAGGAAGTGCAGAGACAAGGATGGAGGTGGAGGGGTCAAGAATCAGAgagaaccaggcatggtggctcacgcctgtaatcctagcactttgagaggccgaggtgggaggatcacctggggtcaggagtttgagaccagcctgaccaacatggtgaaaccctatctctactaaaaatacaaaaattaggccgggcacagtggctcatgcctgtaatcccagcaccttgggaggctgaggtgggtgaatcaccagtcaagagactgagaccatcctggccaatatggtgaaacttcatctctactaaaaatacaaaaattagctgggtgtggtggtgggtgcctgtaatcccagctactcaggaggctgtggcaggagaatcacttgaaaccagaggcggaggttgttgcagtgagccgaggtcgcgccactgcactcctgcatgggtgacaaagcaagactctgtctcaaaaaaaaaaaaaaaaaaaattatccaagtgtggtggcacacacctgtagtcccagctactcgagaggctgaggctggagaatcgcttaaacccgggaggcggaggctgcaatgagctgagatcgcgccactgcattccagcctggggacacagccagacagACTCTgactaaaagcaaaaagaaccaaAGAGAGGCAGTAAGGAGGCAGATGGTGTGAGGGGACTGTCCTTCCTCAAACACAGCCCCCACGAGTTCTGCTCAGAAACGACCAGGCTCTGGAGGAGGGAGACACTAGTTGGGGAAAGGGGACTCCCTCCTGAATACTTTAACTTGGGTTCCCTCTATTGTCATCCATCCAGGCTCTCCTCTTTGTGCCAGAATGACTAATGCATTGAGGGATGTGCAGAGACCAACCaagagggagactgaggcagaaacagagacagagacagggaaagCAATATATAGCAACTTGGACGCAAAGAAAGGGCAGGCAGGCAAGACTGTCCTCAAGACACAAGGTGGAGAGGTGTCCCTGGACAGAACAGTGCCAGGCATCTCTCTCCCTGGGCCTTCCCTACCTCTCCCACCTGGGTCTTATCgtctcttccccctccctctcctcctccccctccccctcctccttctcttcctcctccccttcctccccctccccttcctcctcctcttcctcctcctcttcctcctcctcttcttctcctccttttattcatcttcttttcctccttctccttcttcttcttcatcttccactccctcttctcctcctcctctttctcctcctccctctccctgaccccctccccctcccccctcctccctctccttcccctcctccctctcctcctcttcctccctctcctccccttcctccctctcctccccttcctcgtcctcctcctctgtcttcaTCTTCGTCgtcttcttttctctgtctctccatctgcCTCTACACCTCTGCCTCTCTCCACACCTCTCAATCTCCATTCTtaaattgtttctctttcttgctctccATGTTCCTCTGCACCTTggtgtttctgtctctgtgtctttgagtctcctttattttctctaccatcctctctctgtgcctttgtgtgtcttactgtctctctctctgtctctctgtccttgagtctttctctccatctttgagtatctctgtccctttctctctctctctctctctctcagtctctgggTTTCTGTCTGTATCTgactttctccctctttcctgcAGGGTGATTCTGGGGGTCCGCTGGTATGTGGAGACCACCTCCGAGGCCTTGTGTCATGGGGTAACATCCCCTGTGGATCAAAGGAGAAGCCAGGAGTCTACACCAATGTCTGTAGATACACGAACTGGATCCAAAAAACCATTCAGGCCAAGTGACCCTAACATGTGACATCCACCTCCCAACCTACCACCCCACTGGCTGGTTCCAGAACGACTCTCACCGAGAccttgcctcccctcccctcctgcccagCTCTGACCCTGATGCTTAATAAACGCAGTGACATGAGGGCCCTGATTCTCCCTGGTTTTACCCCAGCTCCATCCTTGCATCACTGGGGAGGACTTGATGAGTGAGGACTTGGGCCTAGCTCTGACCCCCACCGCTAAGAGAATACAGGAAAATCCCTTCTAAGCATCTCCTCTTCCCGACCATTCCACACATTTGATTTCTTCCTGCAGAGGCCCGGCCGCGTGTCTggaaccccagctctgccactcactatcTGTGTCCCCTTGGGATGTGCCTTCCTTCACTGTCgatttctgtaaaatgaagctaAGGATGATACAGTCTCCATAAGGCAGTGGCTGTGGGGAAGATTTAAGGTTTCACACCCATGACATACACGGAACAGCGCCTGGCCCGCCATGCACTCAGTCAAGAATGAATTTTATTATGAGTAGAGCTTTTTGCTTTGATTTGAATTCCACCTTTCTGAAATCTAGATATTTTCAGTTCTCCTGTACAGCCCTATTTGATTTTTCCTCCCCTCCAGGAAGGCACCCTTGATGCCTCCACCTTGTGCCACCTCAAAGATGGCTCTTGCccctaaacttttctttttcctccccaagacggagtctcgctctgtcacccaggctggagtgcaatggcgccatctccgttcactgcaacctccgcctcccgggttcaagcaatgctcctccctcagcctcccgagtagctgggattacaggcatgtgccaccatgcccggctaatttttgtatttttagtagtgacagggtgtcaccatgttggccagactggtctcgaactcctgacctcatgatctgcccacctcagcctcccaaagtgctgggattacaggcgagagccaccgtacccagcttaAACTTTTGTCACAGCAAAACCAGGAAGGTTGGAGGGTAGGAAGACCACCGTGCATGGTTAAGGGTGATGGGAGAGGAGGGCAAGGGTCAGGTCTCCAAGAACCTCAGATGCCAGCGTGAGAGGCTGGGATCTTCTgagggcactggggagccatggaaagTCTGTGAGCCAGGACAGCCCTGGGGCTATGTGCAGGATGAACCAGAAGGGAGACACTggaggctggggttggggaggaggtTGAGGTGATGGTGCAGGGAGAGAAGATGAGGGTTGAGGTGGGGCTGGGCCTGGGAGGGCTGGAAAGGAAGGCTGGATATGAGTTCACCCTTTGGAGAAGTTTGGGTGGGTGGCATTGTCACAGAAGGAACAACATGTAGAAAAACCTGGGGGTGTGAGGACACCTGTGAAATGTCCTGGATGGTGGAGGCTGGAGTTTGAGGTGGGAGAAATGAATGACGTGGCCGGAAATGTAGGTCAGCGGAAGATGATGTCACTGAGAGCCAGGCAGAAGAACTTGGACCCGATCCCGAGGGCCTGGAGAAAAGGAAGGACACAGACAGATCTGGGCTTTAGAAAGACCCTATAATCTTTGTCTTaagaatcaaagaaatgcaacatTTTATCATGGGGACATGAAGACTCAAAGAAATGCAACATTTTATCGTGGGGACGTGATGGAAGGAAGTGGCTGATTTGTGAGCTGATGGAATTATGAAGTCATGTGAATGGCCTGGGCCCCCCTTGACCAACCTTCTCTGGACAAGCTGTGAAATTCACCAGGGTCACCAAGAGGAACCCAGTCAATGACGGTCAAGACCAAAATCAGCAGCAGTTAATTGAGAGAaaattggctttcttttttttttttttttttttaacggagtctcagagtttcactctgtcacccaggctggagtgcaatggcacaatctcagctcactgcagcctccgcctcccgggctcaagcagttctcctgcctcagcctcctgagtagctgggatgacaggcgtgtgtcaccacggccagctaatttttttttttttgtatttttcttttttagtaaagacagggttttgccatgttgaccaggctggtctcagactcctgacctcaagtgatccatgcatCTCGGactcgcaaagtgttgggatggcaggcgtgagtcactgtgcctggcttgaaaCTGGCTTTCTGAATGGATAATAAGAATAATGATAGTCatgacaacaataataataataataatttaaaatacacttaTCAGCACTTGCCGGGTACATATATTAACTAATTTGTGCCttacatatattaactaattTGATCCTCATTGCAAGCCTGTGAGGTGGATAccattattgttcccattttacagacagggaaaccaaggcacagagagggtcCATGGTGTGACCAAAGTCTCACAGATAGTAGGTGGCCGCACCAGAATTTAAATGCTAGGGGCTGGTGCCACAGTTTGGGCTTCTAACCACTCTTCTGTACTGAAGTGTTCTTGTAATTCTAATATGTTTTGGAACTGAGCATTAAAAGGTTTAGCCATCCAACCcttcatatgaattttatttttttgaagcagaATCTCTACACTTTCGGTATTTTAGGTGATTGTGAGTCTAAGAGAATTTCACCTGTTCTAAGGAAAGCCTTGTGACTTCAGCTTTAAATGTGTAATAATTGAGCTGTGATTTTTAAGATGGCGTTACACCAAGTTAATATCCAGCATTGGGATATCTGAAAGAATGCAACATGGATCATATTTATGAGTACATCTGTACACTCAGATGTACAAACTCACTTCAATGCTTTGGAAGTGTTTCCTAAAAATCAAGGGACTTCCAGAAGAGATTGAACGTGTTGGTTTTAGAAATGTAGTTTAAAATGTCTGAAGGTGTTTAATGAACTTAGTTTGTGAATAGGACCAAACATTATTATAAGGACCccataggccgggtgcggtggctcacacctgtaatcccagcactttgggaggccgaggcgggcagatcacgaggtcaggagatcgagaccatcctggctaacatggtgaaaccccgtctctactaaaatacaaaaaaattattagccagtgtgcctcctgtagtcccagttatggaggaggctgagacaggagaatcgtttgaacccaggaggcaaagattacattgagccgagattgcgccactgcactccagccttggcaacagagcaagactctgtctcaataaataaataaataaataaataaataaataaataaaagcaacagatgtctaaaagtaagaaaaaaaaagatttatctaGACCAAAATGGGTTGTAAACAACTTAAAAGACTAAGGAAGAAGTAGGTCACTGGTTTTGtcacttaattaattaattaattaattttgagatggagtttcactcttgtctcccaggctggagtgcaatggcgtgatctcagctcactgcaacctccacctcccaagttcaagc
This window encodes:
- the KLK6 gene encoding kallikrein-6 produces the protein MKKLMVVLSLVAAAWAEEQNKLVHGGPCDKTSHPYQAALYTSGHLLCGGVLIHPLWVLTAAHCKKPNLQVFLGKHNLRQRESSQEQSSVVRAVIHPGYDAATHDQDIMLLRLARPAKLSELIQPLPLERDCSANTTSCHILGWGKTADGDFPDTIQCAYIHLVPREECERAYPGQITQNMLCAGDEKYGKDSCQGDSGGPLVCGDHLRGLVSWGNIPCGSKEKPGVYTNVCRYTNWIQKTIQAK